In Buchnera aphidicola (Sipha maydis), the following proteins share a genomic window:
- the pyrF gene encoding orotidine-5'-phosphate decarboxylase, which translates to MLYKNIKKKVFTKIIIALDYSNEKKALNLIKILDPQIYKIKIGKEMFFLLGIDFVKKIINLGFKVFLDLKLHDIPNTVFKAIISLSKLNLWMISVHALGGKKMMEFAKSAVSYFQKKPPLLVAITVLSSLSEFDMQELGIFNAINKQVLLLLKLSQKVGLDGIVCPGNSVKYIKNSLKKNYKIITPGIRLEESSLNDQKNVITPEQAITYKINYIVLGRIITCSKNPLQVLKKINSLIMK; encoded by the coding sequence TTGTTATATAAAAATATTAAAAAAAAAGTTTTTACAAAAATTATTATTGCTTTAGATTATTCAAATGAAAAAAAAGCTTTAAATCTCATTAAGATATTAGATCCACAAATTTATAAAATTAAGATTGGGAAAGAGATGTTTTTTTTATTAGGAATAGATTTTGTAAAAAAAATTATTAATTTAGGATTTAAGGTTTTTTTAGATTTAAAATTACATGATATTCCAAATACTGTTTTTAAAGCAATTATTTCACTTTCTAAACTAAATTTATGGATGATTAGCGTACATGCTTTGGGAGGAAAAAAAATGATGGAATTTGCGAAATCTGCTGTTTCTTATTTTCAAAAAAAACCTCCTTTACTTGTTGCTATAACTGTTTTAAGCAGTTTATCAGAATTTGATATGCAAGAATTAGGGATTTTTAATGCAATTAATAAACAAGTTTTATTATTATTAAAATTATCACAAAAAGTAGGTTTAGATGGAATCGTATGTCCAGGAAATTCCGTAAAATATATTAAAAACTCTTTAAAGAAAAATTATAAAATTATTACTCCTGGTATTCGTCTAGAAGAAAGTTCATTAAATGATCAAAAAAATGTTATTACTCCTGAACAAGCAATAACTTATAAAATAAATTATATTGTATTAGGAAGAATTATTACTTGTTCTAAAAATCCTCTACAAGTTTTAAAAAAAATTAATTCATTAATTATGAAATAA
- the sppA gene encoding signal peptide peptidase SppA, whose translation MKTISKTLTNFFLLIITCIRYIKNIFVNIFLAILFLISIFVVVHRFYFIKPNYLTSPGILRIDLHGKLKEDYYHISKYHILSSSHKKNHTSDELDPNSVFVLVDKMKNAILDPNVKGVLLDLKDFQGGSFASLSYFGKYLQKIHEAKKPIYVEAASYNQAQYYLASFADSIFLENHGSVDLEGISHKKFFLKNFLKLFEIHVHVFKEGKYKSAPDVLSEDKTPEDVKKFELKYINSLWNNYTLDISKNRNISQKLIFDYFLNQNYKKKILEEDLAQFACSCGLVDFVITKKTAEQIIHKKFSKFIKNENYPSISIYQYNKKIIEEQNKDSDKTIAVIVNNGTLISDQREKNRINIDKTIEEIEFAKNNNDIKALILYINSPGGGVYESEKIRKEINNFKNTSKKPVIILMGGVAASGGYWISTAGDYIIADQSTITGSIGVFKIICTFEKCLKKLGINYDGVEIPNIPNKIDPTKELSPEAKKLIQQSIEKNYQKFLKIVSESRHLTIKQVEKIAQGKVWTGTQAKDNGLVDEIGDLDHAIDKAKNMIQTKSAHIIFLNTQQNNTNISDAHAISNEYIKKFIINIMKTYLSKDIFNQIKFDEKYTDIIYIINHPERRFIYFEK comes from the coding sequence ATGAAAACAATATCGAAAACATTAACAAACTTTTTTTTATTAATTATTACGTGTATAAGATACATAAAAAATATCTTTGTAAACATTTTTTTAGCAATTTTATTTTTAATAAGTATTTTTGTTGTAGTGCACCGTTTTTATTTCATTAAACCGAATTATTTAACTTCCCCTGGAATATTAAGAATTGATCTTCATGGTAAATTAAAAGAAGATTACTATCATATTTCTAAATATCATATATTATCATCATCACATAAAAAAAATCATACTTCTGATGAACTCGATCCAAATTCTGTATTTGTTTTAGTCGATAAAATGAAGAATGCTATTTTAGATCCAAATGTCAAAGGAGTATTATTAGATTTAAAGGATTTTCAAGGAGGAAGTTTTGCATCTCTATCTTATTTCGGAAAATATTTACAAAAAATACATGAGGCAAAAAAACCAATTTATGTTGAAGCAGCATCATATAATCAAGCACAATACTATCTAGCTAGTTTTGCAGATTCAATATTTTTAGAAAATCACGGAAGTGTTGATTTAGAGGGAATATCTCATAAAAAATTTTTTTTGAAAAATTTTCTAAAATTATTCGAAATTCATGTTCATGTCTTTAAAGAAGGGAAATATAAATCTGCTCCAGACGTTTTATCCGAAGATAAAACTCCTGAAGATGTAAAAAAATTTGAACTTAAATATATAAACAGTCTATGGAATAATTATACTTTAGACATTTCTAAAAATAGAAATATTTCACAAAAATTAATTTTTGATTATTTTTTAAACCAAAATTATAAGAAAAAAATATTAGAAGAAGATTTAGCACAATTTGCTTGCTCATGTGGTTTAGTAGATTTTGTTATTACAAAAAAAACAGCTGAACAAATAATCCATAAAAAATTTTCTAAATTCATTAAAAATGAAAATTATCCATCCATAAGTATATATCAATATAATAAAAAGATTATTGAAGAACAAAATAAAGATTCAGATAAAACTATAGCGGTAATTGTAAATAACGGAACGCTCATCAGCGACCAGCGTGAAAAAAATAGAATTAATATCGATAAAACAATTGAAGAAATAGAATTTGCAAAAAATAATAATGATATTAAAGCTTTAATTTTATATATAAATAGTCCTGGAGGCGGAGTATATGAATCAGAAAAAATAAGAAAAGAAATAAATAATTTTAAAAATACTTCTAAAAAACCAGTAATAATATTAATGGGAGGAGTTGCTGCTTCTGGAGGATATTGGATTTCAACAGCTGGAGATTACATTATTGCTGATCAGTCAACGATTACTGGATCGATTGGAGTCTTTAAAATAATTTGTACATTTGAAAAATGTTTAAAAAAACTTGGAATAAACTATGATGGTGTTGAAATTCCAAATATACCTAATAAAATAGATCCTACAAAAGAATTATCACCAGAAGCTAAAAAATTAATACAACAAAGTATTGAAAAAAATTATCAAAAATTTTTAAAAATAGTATCTGAATCTAGACATTTAACTATCAAACAAGTTGAAAAAATTGCTCAAGGTAAAGTATGGACAGGAACACAAGCAAAAGATAATGGATTAGTAGATGAAATTGGAGACTTAGATCATGCTATTGACAAAGCAAAAAATATGATACAAACGAAGTCTGCTCACATAATTTTTCTAAATACACAACAAAACAATACAAATATTTCTGATGCACATGCTATATCTAACGAGTATATAAAAAAATTTATTATCAATATAATGAAAACATATTTATCAAAAGATATATTCAACCAAATAAAATTTGATGAAAAATACACAGATATAATTTATATTATCAATCATCCAGAACGAAGATTCATATATTTCGAAAAATAA
- the yciA gene encoding acyl-CoA thioester hydrolase YciA, with the protein MLLKTLAMPNNTNANGDVFGGWIMSQMDIGGAILAKQISLGRVVTVQAKKINFIHPISIGDIINCYGKCIKIGTSSIRIKIEIWVKRLYSKPVKEKYLSTYGTFIYVAIDKSGKPRKFNKKKFI; encoded by the coding sequence ATGTTATTAAAAACATTAGCTATGCCCAATAATACTAATGCAAATGGAGATGTTTTTGGAGGATGGATTATGTCACAAATGGATATAGGAGGAGCTATTTTAGCAAAACAAATATCATTAGGCAGAGTCGTCACTGTGCAAGCTAAAAAAATTAATTTTATACATCCTATATCTATAGGAGATATAATAAATTGTTATGGAAAATGTATAAAAATAGGAACTAGTTCCATAAGGATAAAAATAGAAATTTGGGTAAAAAGATTATATTCAAAACCAGTAAAAGAAAAATATTTATCTACTTATGGTACTTTTATATATGTTGCTATAGATAAATCAGGAAAACCAAGAAAGTTTAATAAGAAAAAATTTATATAA
- a CDS encoding septation protein IspZ, which produces MSYSKKISKNLINMRKIIFHMAIRLFLNYLPTLSLCTVYQGYNLIFSMKIFIIMLIISFIIKIILYKDSYLTHTINFIILMTLSFLTLIFKKKSFLQLQNTIFYGVFSILAIFSQIFMKKTMIQTFGEKKIDIPKKHWKIMNIIWSVFFIISSIINYYLICKIHNKIWNKYKIFAFPIVCIIFFLLTLIYIFFIKKKKNDKCNSQGKD; this is translated from the coding sequence ATGTCTTATTCTAAAAAAATATCCAAAAACTTAATCAACATGCGTAAAATAATTTTTCACATGGCAATAAGGTTATTTCTAAATTATTTACCTACATTATCTCTATGTACTGTATATCAAGGATATAATCTGATTTTCTCTATGAAAATTTTTATTATTATGTTAATAATTTCTTTTATTATAAAGATCATTTTATATAAAGACTCATATTTAACACATACTATTAATTTTATAATTTTAATGACATTAAGTTTTTTAACATTAATTTTTAAAAAAAAAAGTTTTTTACAACTACAAAATACTATTTTTTATGGAGTTTTCTCAATATTAGCAATATTTAGTCAAATTTTTATGAAAAAAACTATGATACAAACTTTTGGTGAAAAAAAAATTGATATTCCAAAAAAACATTGGAAAATAATGAATATTATCTGGTCTGTATTTTTTATTATTTCAAGTATTATAAATTATTATCTAATATGCAAAATACATAATAAGATATGGAACAAATATAAAATTTTTGCTTTCCCAATTGTTTGCATTATTTTTTTTCTATTGACACTGATATACATCTTTTTTATAAAAAAAAAAAAAAATGATAAATGTAATTCTCAAGGAAAAGATTAA
- the trpA gene encoding tryptophan synthase subunit alpha — translation MNRYQNMFKKNISLKKGCFVPFLILGYPTLKKSMEIIQNTILHGADALEISIPFSDPIADGPIIQKANFRALQNNITIKNYFHCIKKIREQNTHLPIGLLIYANLILRMGIKKFYSRCLYTKIDSILIPDLPIEESNEFRKYGDKYKISSIYICPPNANTQLIKKISKYSIDYVYLVSRTGVTGINKNKQKLNKKIISKLKKYNSSPILNGFGITHNTNIKKILKLGISGIICGSEIISIINKYLTNNQKMFTKIKELCKNFKKKLIL, via the coding sequence ATAAATAGATATCAAAATATGTTTAAAAAAAATATTTCTTTGAAAAAAGGATGTTTTGTTCCTTTTTTAATATTAGGATATCCGACATTAAAAAAATCTATGGAAATTATTCAAAATACTATTTTACATGGAGCAGATGCATTAGAAATAAGCATACCATTTTCAGATCCTATAGCTGATGGACCAATTATACAAAAAGCTAATTTTAGAGCTTTACAAAATAATATCACAATAAAAAACTATTTCCATTGTATAAAAAAAATAAGAGAACAAAATACACATCTTCCTATCGGTTTATTGATCTATGCAAATTTAATATTACGCATGGGAATTAAAAAATTTTATTCTCGTTGTTTATATACAAAAATAGATTCTATTTTAATACCAGATTTACCTATAGAAGAATCAAATGAATTTAGAAAGTATGGAGATAAATATAAAATATCTTCAATATATATTTGCCCTCCAAATGCGAATACTCAATTAATTAAAAAAATTTCGAAATATAGTATAGATTATGTATATTTAGTTTCTAGAACAGGAGTTACTGGAATAAATAAGAATAAACAAAAATTAAATAAAAAAATTATCTCTAAATTAAAAAAATATAATTCATCTCCTATTCTAAACGGTTTTGGAATTACTCATAATACTAATATAAAAAAAATATTAAAATTAGGAATTTCAGGAATTATTTGTGGATCAGAAATAATTTCTATAATAAATAAATATTTAACAAATAATCAAAAAATGTTTACTAAAATTAAAGAACTATGTAAAAATTTTAAAAAAAAACTCATTTTATAA
- the trpB gene encoding tryptophan synthase subunit beta, which yields MTKLNKYFGEFGGRYVPEILIPALNQLENSFLKVKNNKNFRLTLKNLLQDFAGRPTPLTLCNNITKNTQTKIYLKREDLLHGGAHKTNQVLGQALLALSMKKKKIIAETGAGQHGVASAIICARLNLKCKIYMGIKDVERQSLNVQRMELMGAKVVPVYSGSGTLKDACNEAMRDWSKNYENSHYMLGTVTGPHPYPTIVKYFQKIIGKETLKQILVKENKMPDSIIACVGGGSNAIGMFSPFIKYKSVSLIGVEAGGKGIHTKKHSAALKKGKTGISFGMKSLILQSKEGQIKESWSISSGLDFPSVGPEHVFLKEKKIAKYVSITDEEAVHAFRTLSKKEGIIPALESSHALAYAIKLMKKDHVKKQILIVNLSGRGDKDLKTIKNFENKKKNEQNETYRKNK from the coding sequence ATGACTAAATTAAATAAATATTTTGGAGAGTTTGGAGGAAGATACGTTCCAGAAATTCTTATTCCAGCTTTAAATCAACTAGAAAATTCTTTTTTAAAAGTTAAAAATAATAAAAATTTTAGATTAACTTTAAAAAATTTATTACAAGATTTTGCAGGAAGACCAACTCCACTTACTTTATGTAACAATATTACAAAAAATACACAAACTAAAATATATCTTAAAAGAGAAGATTTACTTCACGGTGGTGCACATAAAACGAATCAAGTATTAGGTCAAGCTTTATTAGCATTAAGTATGAAGAAAAAAAAAATTATTGCTGAAACAGGAGCCGGACAACACGGAGTAGCTTCGGCAATTATATGCGCAAGATTAAATTTAAAATGCAAAATATATATGGGAATAAAAGATGTTGAAAGACAATCTTTAAACGTACAAAGAATGGAATTAATGGGAGCAAAAGTTGTTCCTGTATATTCTGGAAGTGGAACATTAAAAGACGCTTGTAATGAAGCTATGAGAGATTGGTCAAAAAATTATGAAAATTCACATTATATGCTTGGAACAGTAACAGGTCCACATCCATATCCAACAATTGTAAAATATTTTCAGAAAATTATTGGAAAAGAAACATTAAAACAAATTTTAGTAAAAGAAAATAAAATGCCTGATTCTATCATAGCTTGTGTTGGAGGTGGATCAAATGCAATTGGAATGTTTTCTCCCTTTATAAAATATAAATCCGTATCATTAATAGGAGTAGAAGCAGGAGGAAAAGGAATACACACAAAAAAACATAGTGCAGCTTTAAAGAAAGGAAAAACAGGAATATCATTTGGAATGAAATCTTTAATTTTGCAATCTAAAGAAGGGCAAATCAAAGAATCTTGGTCCATTTCTTCTGGTTTAGATTTTCCATCAGTCGGTCCAGAACATGTTTTTCTGAAGGAAAAAAAAATAGCAAAATATGTTTCTATTACTGATGAAGAAGCTGTTCATGCATTTAGAACATTATCAAAAAAAGAAGGTATTATACCTGCATTAGAATCGTCTCATGCATTAGCATATGCTATAAAACTAATGAAAAAAGATCATGTAAAAAAACAAATTTTAATTGTAAATTTATCAGGAAGAGGTGATAAAGATTTAAAAACAATAAAAAACTTTGAGAATAAGAAAAAAAATGAACAAAATGAGACGTATAGAAAAAATAAATAG